Proteins co-encoded in one Anopheles moucheti chromosome X, idAnoMoucSN_F20_07, whole genome shotgun sequence genomic window:
- the LOC128306821 gene encoding aminopeptidase N-like: MNLNEWDRKKIYRHTAHQPPTQHLYSPYGQPHHHHQGDASEYAFTAGSPVEDGNIEYERKGGCFVSICRGISIAVLIFVFIFFMAFTIFFSTKYAYEHKPNLTLEDFLNHRAYLIDKRARIPKHVIPKHYRLFIHPVFNETEHPFSYTGIVWVTVTSKKPNNKRIELNVKNLKIRLENVTVLKSIRLTNNDFDEDLDWDLSEEDLYSLPRLNRRRKRRQVGEDANVPVTLLPTHHHRDVREELLDGREIEGEEKEDESEDEMPEGNGQMGTNGTASDEGGPNSSSVENATIIDKSKFYHHPVFPADDFVTIKILDIEFDESNEKMIIFLGTEMKKDIYYIVKVNFFGNMTNDKGLYYTHYEDDAPAHRHFAATVLEPNNARRLYPCMDDHNFRSPFELNIARKSDMNTASSMNLEMSEPMETGDIVVDTYNTTDMVRASEIGFVVTDMVPERYRITSRVSLLAFTRTRYDENIKNATSVFSRVLQIYEQYLGVPFPYEVIRYVTIPNIDHTTYEIKEGMVLSSEKRLIKSADYFPPLDKSISREVANELAKLFIHKLADYKNKETYWLHESIPLYLEALALRNMTTRNSTTLDDFLLEGRLRSMREEMNTKTSALNIFTNHWEEDTHFELVKYKGLSVLRMMNYTLGQRTFDHFIREYFRYRMESESIDVIDILNNGVEGVSRTDSVFHSFLYSWSSLEKYPIINIRRNNATGVFELRQVPLPFEEEPAEQLWTVPVTFINDTNQRLFVEKVRWLTDGENLLTVKSDCKASNNSSWIIVNPSGIGYYRVNYEPSHWIKLAHVLNGNFHYLPYTTLAIIVDDALNLARLGQLNYSIAFNVVSFLKQNNEHYQPWKLALSNLEFVYHATEDLPSFRHIERFLEYLILDKYEEIQHSNDTTYYNPLIKELIVQWACKLGVTSCIEQHKALFQAIFYNQTVSPFEQREEKLLRILCTTVKYSGLSVWKKVEQQYRETTDINYQRILIKSLGCTREISMIKRYLGLLKHPNFSMYSKEILTSVSENKVALKYTLDFLFNEWIDVRQYLTLYDISILLRSISNMNEFKMYEQIFFRYSYTFQTMDKEILKRMRDIIIKLMVWRNEIAPVIEFEPFDFSTDTANQDAMYL, from the exons ATGAACCTTAACGAGTGGGATCGCAAGAAGATCTACCGCCACACCGCCCATCAACCCCCGACGCAACACCTGTACAGCCCGTACGGTCAGccgcaccatcaccatcaggGGGACGCGTCCGAGTATGCATTTACCGCTGGGTCACCGGTCGAGGACGGTAACATCGAGTATGAGCGCAAAGGTGGATGCTTCGTGTCGATCTGCCGCGGCATCAGCATCGCCGTGCTGATATTCGTGTTCATCTTCTTCATGGCGTTTACGATATTTTTCAGCACCAAGTATGCTTATGAG CACAAGCCAAATCTGACGCTGGAGGACTTCCTCAACCACCGTGCGTATTTGATCGACAAGCGGGCTCGCATACCGAAGCACGTTATACCGAAGCATTACCGGCTGTTCATACATCCCGTCTTCAACGAAACGGAACACCCATTCAGCTATACCGGTATCGTCTGGGTGACGGTAACGTCCAAGAAGCCCAACAACAAACGCATCGAGTTGAACGTGAAGAACCTCAAGATCCGGCTAGAGAACGTAACCGTGCTGAAGAGCATTCGGCTCACCAATAATGACTTTGACGAGGATCTTGATTGGGACCTCAGCGAGGAAGATTTGTACTCGCTGCCGAGGTTGAACCGACGTCGAAAGCGACGCCAAGTTGGGGAAGATGCGAATGTGCCCGTAACGCTGTTACCGACCCACCACCATCGTGACGTACGCGAAGAGTTGCTGGACGGCAGGGAAATCGAAGGAGAAGAGAAGGAAGATGAGTCCGAGGACGAAATGCCGGAAGGGAACGGACAGATGGGTACGAATGGTACGGCCTCCGACGAGGGTGGACCGAATAGTAGTAGCGTGGAAAATGCTACCATTATCGATAAGTCCAAATTCTACCATCATCCAGTATTTCCGGCGGATGACTTCGTCACGATTAAGATTCTGGATATTGAGTTTGACGAGTCAAACGAAAAGATGATCATCTTTCTGGGTACGGAAATGAAGAAGGACATCTACTACATCGTGAAGGTGAACTTTTTCGGCAATATGACCAACGATAAGGGGCTGTACTACACGCATTACGAGGATGACGCACCGGCTCACAG ACACTTTGCAGCGACTGTACTGGAACCGAACAATGCGCGACGGCTGTATCCCTGCATGGACGATCACAACTTCCGGTCACCGTTCGAGCTGAACATTGCGCGGAAAAGCGACATGAACACGGCATCGAGCATGAACCTGGAAATGTCCGAACCGATGGAGACGGGTGACATTGTGGTGGATACGTACAATACCACCGATATGGTGCGGGCATCGGAGATTGGTTTCGTCGTGACGGATATGGTGCCGGAGCGGTACCGGATAACGAGCAGGGTAAGCCTGCTGGCGTTCACCCGCACACGGTACGACGAAAACATCAAGAACGCGACCAGCGTCTTTTCGCGCGTGCTGCAAATCTACGAACAGTATCTGGGCGTACCCTTCCCGTACGAGGTGATCCGGTACGTGACGATACCGAACATCGACCATACGACGTACGAGATCAAGGAGGGTATGGTGCTGTCGAGCGAGAAGCGATTGATAAAGTCGGCGGACTATTTTCCACCGCTGGATAAGAGCATCAGCCGGGAGGTGGCGAACGAGCTCGCCAAGCTGTTCATCCACAAGCTGGCGGATTACAAAAACAAGGAAACGTACTGGCTGCATGAATCGATACCGCTGTACCTGGAGGCGTTGGCATTGCGCAAC ATGACTACCAGGAATTCGACGACACTGGATGACTTCCTGCTGGAGGGTCGGTTGCGTTCGATGCGCGAGGAGATGAACACCAAAACGTCCGCACTGAACATCTTCACCAATCACTGGGAGGAGGATACACACTTCGAGCTGGTCAAGTACAAAGGGTTGAGTGTGTTGCGCATGATGAACTACACGCTCGGACAGCGTACGTTTGATCATTTCATACGGGAGTACTTCCGCTACCGGATGGAGAGCGAATCGATCGATGTGATTGACATACTGAACAATGGCGTGGAGGGTGTGAGTCGTACGGACAGTGTTTTCCACAGCTTCCTGTACAGCTGGAGCAGCCTGGAGAAGTATCCCATCATCAATATCAGGCGAAACAATGCGACGGGTGTCTTTGAGCTGCGACAGGTTCCGCTACCGTTCGAGGAGGAACCGGCAGAACAGCTCTGGACCGTACCGGTAACGTTTATAAACGATACAAACCAACGGCTGTTCGTGGAGAAAGTGCGCTGGCTGACGGACGGCGAAAACCTTCTTACGGTCAAGTCGGACTGTAAAGCGTCCAATAACAGCTCCTGGATCATAGTGAACCCGAGCGGCATTG GTTATTATCGAGTTAATTATGAACCGTCCCATTGGATTAAGCTGGCACACGTGTTGAATGGTAACTTCCACTATCTACCATACACAACGCTTGCGATAATAGTGGACGATGCGCTCAATCTGGCCCGATTGGGTCAGTTGAATTACTCGATTGCATTTAATGTGGTTTCGTTCTTGAAGCAGAATAACGAACACTATCAACCGTGGAAGCTGGCACTCAGCAATCTGGAGTTTGTTTATCACGCTACTGAGGATCTCCCCAGCTTCCGGCATATTGAG CGATTCTTGGAGTACCTCATACTGGACAAATATGAAGAGATACAGCACAGCAACGACACTACCTATTACAACCCTTTGATCAAAGAGCTAATCGTGCAGTGGGCATGTAAGCTCGGTGTTACTTCCTGCATCGAGCAGCATAAAGCTCTGTTTCAGGCGATCTTCTACAATCAAACCGTCTCGCCTTTCGAACAGCGCGAGGAAAAACTCCTGCGCATTCTGTGCACCACCGTCAAGTACAGTGGGCTGTCCGTGTGGAAGAAGGTTGAGCAGCAGTACCGCGAAACTACCGATATCAACTATCAGCGCATCCTGATCAAAAGCCTCGGCTGCACCAGAGAGATAAGCATGATCAAGCGTTACCTAGGCCTGCTGAAGCAtcccaatttcagcatgtacAGCAAAGAGATTCTTACATCGGTCAGCGAGAACAAGGTCGCACTGAAGTACACGCTAGACTTTCTGTTCAACGAGTGGATTGATGTGCGGCAGTATCTGACGCTGTACGACATCTCAATTCTGCTGCGCAGCATCTCGAACATGAACGAGTTTAAGATGTACGAGCAGATCTTCTTCCGCTACTCGTACACGTTCCAGACGATGGATAAGGAAATCCTCAAGCGCATGCGTGACATTATTATCAAGCTAATGGTATGGCGGAACGAGATAGCGCCCGTGATTGAGTTCGAGCCGTTTGATTTTAGCACGGACACGGCAAACCAGGACGCGATGTACCTGTGA
- the LOC128306838 gene encoding aminopeptidase N has translation MGRHPLSLLIVVLSIMLLPYGYTWKEYRIRRSIDLSAANPLISDTKLPTDLVPSGYSLFLHPMLEKSTFAGRVNITMMCAKSTNQITLHAHHDLVVDELDLEVVQMGVDSKIQIRRVDRVPKKPLLVIYFHDDLTVGVAYEVRLKFNGNIWENVEGIFEGRYKQQSNSGGSDAVGTESEGVIEAEEHTYVGTYFRPHNARRVFPCFDEPAYKVPFNVSIVRPRTHHTLFNTELERTEDLSSSDAKHVIDVFKRTPPMSTFTFGFLISDLQEVPSMSAEKDDERMKPAIRIWARRDFQKNVADVQQRVKLALQKLQQYWGVQLPLEKLDVVALPGFSYVKPADNWGLIVFKESELMRGYYNLAQELVYQWLGSWITPHWWSDAHVNKAIAGFLSADTAIKIDGGDEFEGKYPMTILYSIYYEFSKRYPHSRITAMKQETTCSKTELVLRMLNYTLGEDTFRRGLQKFIQHREYKTFYGDDVWEALTKQAHLDQRLCESVTVNDVVNSWITKDRIPMVKVVRSYENRSATITQRLYLRERPHDVPEQDKMLWWIPIVVVTQDRLNFANISTVKWMKQVREVKLEELPGPDEFIIVNPEEIGPFPVNYDERNWNLLASFLQKDESRTKIPVYTRAKLLHDAWNLAYAGDLSFGTAFNMTLFMKYERNHLVWNPVFTLIDHIGRHIDMSAVHKKFEMYVRTLLTPLYEELVINQQENEEMWKANLRSLAKNFLCRAGYKPCIEEAQRAFKKWMDSPDPDAGNPVANQYICPVFKWGTREEWEFGLQRVINFPESRVKSERTYLLKTLAGCPSQPFKIDRLLNIMVLEDNGNFTDNDISLIFKMLSGGSSGYSTLFNFLKNNWDAIKLRFKDRESLWDNMVNSATGLFTTQEGYDMVSQLYVQHQGEFGTAEHIIEKSLKNIKEETKWSDENLPVIENWLDSFLASNGVADQKFLG, from the exons ATGGGGCGACATCCTCTTTCGTTGCTGATAGTGGTACTATCGATAATGCTGCTACCGTACGGATACACCTGGAAGGAATATCGGATACGCAGAAGCATCGACCTGTCCGCTGCGAACCCGCTCATATCCGATACGAAGCTGCCGACCGATCTGGTCCCATCGGGTTACAGTCTCTTCCTACACCCAATGCTCGAAAAGTCCACCTTTGCCGGGCGCGTCAACATCACGATGATGTGTGCCAAATCCACCAATCAGATCACGCTCCACGCCCACCACGATCTCGTTGTGGACGAGCTGGATCTGGAGGTAGTGCAGATGGGCGTCGACAGCAAGATCCAGATAAGGCGCGTGGATCGGGTTCCCAAAAAACCACTGCTAGTAATTTACTTCCACGACGACCTGACGGTTGGGGTCGCCTATGAGGTGCGCCTTAAGTTCAACGGTAACATTTGGGAGAATGTGGAAGGCATCTTCGAGGGCAGGTACAAGCAGCAGTCCAACAGTGGTGGATCGGATGCTGTTGGTACGGAATCCGAGGGTGTGATAGAGGCCGAAGAACACACCTACGTTGGTACGTACTTCCGGCCACATAACGCACGTCGCGTCTTTCCCTGTTTCGACGAGCCTGCGTACAAGGTGCCGTTCAATGTTAGCATCGTGCGTCCGCGAACGCACCACACACTGTTCAACACCGAGCTAGAACGCACGGAAGATCTATCGTCCAGCGATGCAAAGCACGTGATCGATGTGTTCAAGCGTACACCGCCGATGTCGACCTTTACGTTTGGCTTCCTGATCTCCGACCTGCAGGAAGTGCCGTCCATGTCGGCCGAGAAGGATGACGAACGCATGAAGCCGGCGATCCGCATCTGGGCGCGACGCGACTTCCAGAAAAATGTGGCCGACGTGCAGCAGCGAGTCAAGCTGGCGCTCCAAAAGCTCCAGCAGTACTGGGGCGTGCAGCTACCACTCGAGAAGCTGGACGTGGTGGCACTGCCGGGATTCTCCTACGTTAAACCGGCAGACAACTGGGGTTTGATTGTGTTCAA AGAAAGTGAGCTGATGAGAGGATACTACAACCTTGCTCAGGAACTCGTCTACCAATGGCTCGGCTCGTGGATCACTCCG CACTGGTGGAGCGATGCGCACGTGAACAAAGCTATCGCTGGGTTCCTCTCGGCAGACACCGCCATCAAGATTGACGGTGGTGATGAGTTCGAGGGCAAATACCCAATGACCATCCTGTACTCGATCTACTACGAGTTTAGCAAACGCTACCCACATTCACGCATCACCGCTATGAAGCAGGAGACGACGTGCAGCAAAACTGAGCTGGTGCTGCGTATGCTCAACTACACGCTCGGTGAGGACACCTTCCGGCGCGGTTTGCAGAAGTTCATCCAGCACCGCGAGTACAAAACGTTCTACGGTGATGACGTTtgggaagcgctcaccaagcAGGCCCACCTCGACCAGCGGCTGTGCGAATCGGTCACGGTGAACGATGTCGTCAACTCGTGGATTACCAAGGATCGCATTCCGATGGTGAAGGTGGTACGGTCGTACGAGAACCGTTCCGCCACCATCACGCAGCGGCTGTATTTGCGCGAGCGTCCGCATGATGTGCCGGAACAGGATAAGATGCTTTGGTGGATCCCGATCGTGGTGGTTACGCAGGATCGTTTGAACTTTGCCAACATCAGCACGGTGAAATGGATGAAGCAGGTACGCGAGGTAAAGCTGGAAGAGCTGCCCGGACCGGATGAATTTATCATCGTCAATCCGGAGGAGATCGGTCCGTTCCCGGTGAACTACGACGAGCGCAACTGGAATCTGCTTGCTTCCTTCCTGCAGAAGGACGAGAGCCGAACTAAAATTCCCGTCTACACCCG TGCAAAACTTCTTCACGACGCATGGAACTTGGCATACGCGGGTGATCTTAGCTTCGGTACCGCCTTCAACATGACACTCTTCATGAAGTACGAGCGTAACCATCTGGTGTGGAATCCTGTGTTCACGCTGATCGATCACATTGGCCGGCACATTGATATGTCTGCCGTGCACAAAAAGTTCGAGATGTACGTCCGCACCCTGTTGACGCCACTGTACGAGGAGCTGGTTATCAACCAGCAGGAAAACGAAGAGATGTGGAAGGCAAACTTGCGCTCGTTAGCCAAAAATTTCCTGTGCCGTGCCGGGTACAAACCCTGCATCGAGGAAGCGCAACGTGCGTTCAAGAAGTGGATGGATAGTCCGGATCCAGATGCAGGCAATCC AGTTGCCAACCAGTACATATGTCCGGTGTTTAAATGGGGTACGCGCGAAGAGTGGGAGTTCGGACTACAGCGTGTCATCAATTTCCCGGAGTCGCGCGTCAAGAGTGAGCGCACGTACCTGCTCAAAACGCTTGCCGGCTGCCCAAGCCAACCGTTCAAGATTGATCGTCTGCTGAATATTATGGTGCTGGAAGACAATGGTAACTTCACCGACAACGATATCAGCCTCATCTTCAAGATGCTTTCCGGTGGTTCGAGTGGCTACTCGACGCTCTTTAACTTCCTGAAGAATAATTGGGATGCAATCAAACTACG ATTCAAGGACCGTGAATCGCTGTGGGACAATATGGTCAATTCCGCCACCGGGTTGTTCACCACGCAGGAAGGCTACGATATGGTGTCGCAGCTGTACGTACAGCAC